From Candidatus Culexarchaeum yellowstonense:
CCAATCTATCATTAAACTCACTCTTATCCAGAGTTAAACCAGCCATTATTAGATTCTCCTTTACAGTTAGATTTGTGAATACATTTCCAATTTGTGGTATGTATGCTAATCCAAGTCTTGCCTTCTCATCAGGTCTAAGTTTAGTGATATCTTTACCATCAAAAATTATTCTTCCACCATATATTGTTGTAAGCCCCATTATAGTCTTCAACAAAGTACTCTTACCACTACCATTAGGACCGAGTACAGTAACTATCTCATTATTGTTAACCTTGAGGTTAACATCGTATAGTATGTGTAGCTTACCATAACCAGCATTAAGGTTATCAACTTCTATCATGCAACACCACCAAGATAAGCTTCAATAACTTTTTCATCGTTAAATACTTTCTCAGGACTACCTTGTGAAATTATTCTACCCATATGCATTGCATAAACATAATCCACATAATCCAAAGCTACATCTAGCCTATGTTCAACAATTAGTAAGGTTACTCCAAGCTCATCTTTAATCTTCCTTAAATTCTGGAATATTTTATGGGCTAAAACTGGATTCACACTCCCAGCAGGTTCATCCATAACTATCATCTTTGGATCAGCCATTAAAGCCCTACCAATCTCAAGAAGTTTCAATTGACCACCGCTCAATGTGAAAGCAAGTTTATCATAAGAATCTGAAAGTTCGAGTAGGTCAAGAATCCTAAAAGCTTTATCCAAAGCTTCACTTTCACTTCTAATCCAAGAATTCTTGAAAATGCATTTAAAAATGCTCTCACCAGGATTACTCTGATATGCCAATAATAGATTCTCCAGGACAGTTAACTTGTATAGTGGAGAAGGTATTTGAAATGTTGGAACTAAACCCATCTTAACCCTCTCATGAGGCTTCCTCCCAGTAATATCAACATTACCATATATCACCTTGCCATATTCAGGCTTATAAACTCCAACAATGCAGTTGAGTAGTGTCGTTTTACCACTACCATTTGGGCCTACTAGTAATGTTATCCTCCCCTTCTCAACAATCATAGATACATTGTCAACGGCTCTAAACTCCCCAAACTTCTTGGTTAAATCTTTAACTTCAAGCATAACTTCCATATCAAACCCGCCTCCCTCTAAACATATAAAAAAGGTTTTAATGTTGTTTAATGGAGTTTGTAGTTGGCATAATTGACGATTACGTGATATTCTCCAGCACTAGAAGATCCAAGTGTTGGTTTTAAGAACCACTTTATAGCTCCGGTAGTGGCACTATATGATCCAATTATAGCCCATGCCAGCCTCTCTCCACCAACAGTTACATTGTAGTAATAAACGAAAGTTGCATATTTAGCTTCACTCTCTTTTATAACAGCCCAGAGATCATAATCCATAGCTGCCCTATCACCATTCTCATCCAATAAGCACCATCCACTAGCACCAAAATACCTAGCGGCAACATCAGGTAGTATCTTCTTGAGAACCGTAGTATCTGTGGTGGCGGCTTCAAGAATAGCCTTTGCAACAAGCCATATACTATCATAAA
This genomic window contains:
- a CDS encoding ABC transporter ATP-binding protein — its product is MEVMLEVKDLTKKFGEFRAVDNVSMIVEKGRITLLVGPNGSGKTTLLNCIVGVYKPEYGKVIYGNVDITGRKPHERVKMGLVPTFQIPSPLYKLTVLENLLLAYQSNPGESIFKCIFKNSWIRSESEALDKAFRILDLLELSDSYDKLAFTLSGGQLKLLEIGRALMADPKMIVMDEPAGSVNPVLAHKIFQNLRKIKDELGVTLLIVEHRLDVALDYVDYVYAMHMGRIISQGSPEKVFNDEKVIEAYLGGVA